Below is a window of Macadamia integrifolia cultivar HAES 741 chromosome 8, SCU_Mint_v3, whole genome shotgun sequence DNA.
ATTATGATATTATGGGGGTTAAGTAACCGCTACAACTGAAGAAAAATATCACCCCCAATGAGATAACAAAcagcactttttttttccattttttgtttttttttttattgtattaaaAATAACACACCTCCCTCAGTACACACAACTTCTACTATCCCTATTGATTCTACCACCTTATACAATTTAACTTCCACATGAGTTGGGACATTACTTCCTAATAAGCTTGGACTCGAATAGGAGTTTCAGTACTGTATGTACAGTTGTATCTCCACTCCACTCGTCCATGATGCATTGAAGTGCGACATCTCCCTCTCTGCTGACAGTGGTGAACAAGTCAGTTGTCCTATGCACCATGGGCTTATTATTAAAGATTCAAGTCCTCTGGTCCTGTGCTGAAATTGCAGTTGTTGACCTCAGGATATCAACCTAAGCTGCTTGTTGAGGTTACCACCTTCACAGTAAGAAAGGAATGAAATACACCTGTAAATATTTTGTGATTATGATAATAATTTGATTACTTAACTAGTAGCATAGATTTACTAACTGAAATTGTTCTTACCTCAATTACCACCATTAGTTACAAGCTTGAATGGGTCTTGCATGAACAAAAGCTGCTGAGGTATTTGGCAGGCGGGTTTCACATTTGGGTGGTGGTATAACTGCTTCAAAGGCTTCAACCAGCAGTGACACTCTCCGCTTGCGAGCCGGAGCAAGTTTGGTGACTGTTTGTTGAAGTGCATAATCAAGCATCCATTCCTCAGCATTTTTCCTTCCATCCATCATTTGATGCCGAAGATCAACCTTTTCTGGTTCAGGTTCAGGCTCAATGTCCAGAAATTGTGGCTCCCTTGGGTTGAATTTTCTTGGTTCCTCCTGCTCGTCAATGGTTCTCCTGCAtcgaatttttttcttcaaattgacAGAGGTCATGGGCAGTTGGTTGGAGTCATTTCCTCCGTTGACAATTTTTTCATCCTTTTTGGAGCTTGTAATCTTGTCTTCACTGTTTGTTTCTTCTGTTGCATCTGATTCCATATTATCTTCAACTTGCATAGTctcttcttctccaatgctGTTCTCAGCTTGATTGGATTTTCTCCCATGGCCATCAAGTTCCACGGCATCTTCAGCTTGCTCTTTTCCTTTTGCATCACCTCCAACATCAACACCTGCAAGACTATTGCTAAATGCAAGAGAGCTTTCCTGTTCATTCTCTAAGGCCCCATCTATTACATCAGTAATGGAAATGAACTCAACCCCAACTTGTTGATGCTCTTGAAGTAAGTTTTCTGATTCAGGTGCTTCATCATTCTTCTCATCACTGGATTTTGTGAGATCATCCAATGGGTCTTCAACAGAAGCTGAATAGACCATGCTGTTGAAGGTCTCGTCTGGCTTGGGAACTCCATCTGCTTCTTCCATAATTGTTGCTGGCTCTGTACATGCAACTTCAGTGGAGGAAAATAAGTTCTGATCTGACCAGTCAGAGATATTAGATCTTTCTCCACTGAAATTAATGGGTATGCCTCTCCCAGAACCCTGATCTTCAACATCTGTCTCCGAATCATCATCACCATATTCCATAGTGAAACTTTCCACATTTTCTGTGTGGATCTGGTGCTGTGCAAGTCCCTCCACTGGAAATTCTTCAGAGTCCTTGTTGATAGTTTCATATGGCTTGAAGACTAGTTTCTCCTCCAGTGCTGGACACTTGAACTCTGGTAAGTGCATGGTCATTAGATCAGACTCATCAGATGGCGGGGCAGCaaattctccctcctcccaATTCATGTCAGTGGGTTCAAGAGAAGATTCCTCCAGTTCAGTGCCTGCATCATCATCACCATATTCCATAGTGAAACTTTCAGCATTTTCTGTGTGGACCTGGTGCTGTGCAAGTTCCTCCACTGCAAATTCTTCAGAGTTCTCGTTGATAGTTTCGTTGGGCTTGAGTACTAGCTCATCCTGCAGTGGTGGGCTCTTGAACTCTGGTAAGTGCATGGTCATTAGATCAGGCTCATCAGACGGAGGGGcaaaaaattctccctcctcccaAGATTCCTCCGATTCAGTGCCTGCAGTGCTTTCTCCTTCCAATTCCTTCCCAATGCAACATTCTATACCTGTTTCTGCTATAATCAAGCAGGATTGATAATCTGTGAATGCAATTTGGATGAACTGATCTTGTTCAGATGTTGGAATATCCATTTCTACCTCCAGGTTGCTGTTTTGGTCAATGCTGTCTTCGACGTTTATCTGAGAGTAGGATAATTCATTTGGCACGCTCTCATGAGCCTTCCAAGCATcattttctgtttctatttcagtGCCATGTATTAGTGATGATGCAATGTCAACTGGAATATTGGAATTTACAGCACAATCAGTAGTTGCTTCATCATGCCCATCTTGAATGCTTCTTCCCATTGATGTGGCACTGTCGTCCCTTCGTTTAGCATAAATTTCTACAAAGAAATCTATGTTGTCTTCCTTTATCACAGGTGATATCGCTGAGTGAGCCAAATCTGCTGCTTGGGCTTTTGGATCATCATTCAAGGCTGCCCTGTCCATATCAATTTCGCTTTTTCTTTTGCCAGGAGGAATTTTTTGAAGAGGAGatagatttttcattttcaggCTTTTCTGTGTCTTGAGCAGACACCTTCTTGCTGACAAGAAATGTTTCAGCAGAGGCAATGGTGCATGATGATGGCCATTAAGAGAACAATAAGTGTAGGGGCAGACCTTCATAGCTGAAGTTCCTTCTGATTCAGTTGCACCTGGACTAAGTGTCAAAGAGGTAGGGAACTTTGAATCCTTGAGAGTTGATGAACAGGTAGCCCTACCAGCGGTCAGGCTGGAACATTGAGCAATATCTGGCCTATTCTTCATTGAAGGCCTCTGTAGTTTCAAACTAGATGTCTTTGTTAAAGTCCTTACTGGTTTCAAACTAGTTGTCTTTGTTAGAGTCCTTGCCGGTTTGTGACCCGAAGCAGATGAAGGTTTTATACGAATAAAATTGCTTTCATTTGGACTCTTGCTGGGACTAGTTTGAGAACCTTGGGTGCTTACCTGCGACTCCTTCCTCGCATCAGAACTGCTTGTGGGCTTCATATAATTGGGCAAGAAATATGGTGTAGTCATGAGGCATTGGTTCCCTGGAGTAACAGCAGCACTGGATATATTGCCAGGTGATCCGTCAAAGCCTGAGTTTGTCTGTTCCATTGGAGATGATTCTAAGGTCTCCAAACCCAAGAGCTTGATCGATCTTGACCTCTTAATCTGCCTCTTCAACTCTGCTCCTCCCTTGAGACTAGGTGTCTTTGTTAGAGTCCTCACTGGTTTCAAACTAGGTGTCTTTGCCGAAGTTTTTACTGGTTTGGgatcagaagcagagcaaggcTTTGTATTGGAATTCCTTCCGCACAAGCTAGGACTGAGGGTCAGAGAATTGGACTTCCTTTCGTCTGGGCTAGGACTGGGTCTGTTCCAAGCGGAATTGTTTGAAGTGGGACTCATATGATTTGAATTCCTTCCACTTGGGCAAGGACTCGGGCTCTTCCGATGGTAACTCCTTTCACTCGAGCTAGGACTCGGGCTGTTGCCATGTGAATTCCTTCTACTTGGATTTGGACTGATGCTGTCTCGAATGGAATTCCTTCCATTTGGGCAAGGACTCATGCTCATTCGACTGGAATTCCTTCCACTGGGGCTAGGACTAGGACTCTTACGTGGACAACTAGCTAGATAACCATGAGGACTCACCTGTGAACGCTCTTTTGCATCAGATCTGCTTGTATGCTTCATAAAATTCGGCGATGGATCTCGCTTATTGATCATGGATGTCCTCTGTGGAGTGACAGCAGCAGTGGATGCACTGGTAGGTGGTTTGTTGAAGCGTGCTTTTGCCCGTCTTGTAGGAGGAGGTTCTAAGTTCTCCAAGTCCAAGAGCTTGATTGATCTCgacttcttcatttccttcttcttcaactctgTTCCACCCTTGTCCTGAATATCCTGATACTGAGAAGATGATTTAAGGGCCAAAGACCACATACCAGACTTAACATCATCCTTGGAATCAGCTTGAATTCCAAGCTTGTTATGATCCTTTCTTTGTACCATCTGCAAATAAAAACTTTGAATCAAAGAATCATATCAGATGAGAATCCAAGTATGGGTTTCTTGTTTGGTTTTGTGATGGAGTTAAGAGAGCTTCAAAGAAAAGTAGTCTTCTTGTTATCATCTGAGAGGAAGTTCTAGAGGGGAAGAAAACTCTTTCAAGAAGGGTGGCTTCTTTATTCAAACTTTCTTTTAATCTTTTCAGCAGCTACTGGCCACCCGAAATTTGAATAAGGCTGAGAGAGGTATTTGATGCTGACCTGCACTTAGAAAAGTTAATGGACTAGTGGGGCCCTGTTTACGTGGTTTTTGATTCTGAATTATCATGATGTTTGCTTCAAATTCCAGAAACACCCATAATCTTTCTTTGAAATTACAGATATGTGCCGTAGTAATCTCTGCATACAATTTTGAGGGTATATTGGGTAATGTGAGAAGTAGGGACAGAAGGGAATAAAGACTTGTTATTGAGGGTAGGAATGTAAATGTAGATTGGGCTGCACCGTCCAGAAATGGAGCGTGAGGAAGTGGACTTGGCTAAGAAAAAGAGCCCATGGTCGGCTTAATGCCGGTGGGTTGTGGGACCCTTTTGATGCACACAGACGCTCCACTTCTGCCGTTTGGTTTAATAGAATTAGAAAGTTTTAGCTTTCGCTTTTCAAGAATCGGGAATTGGGAATCGGATCGGTCCATATTTCTGAACCACTCTTTTATATCTAAGAATAAGAATTTTAAAAGTGAATCAAATCCTATTTCTATTCAATCTCTAATATCTAAAATTTTTTAAAGGGAAATCTATTACTTATTAGAGATATAACATAGTGGATTTTATATCCCAGAATATGGTATTAAGTAGTTTTTGGGTACATTATTTAATTATTAGCCAAGAAATCCATTTTAGGGTCTTCTATGTCTAGCTAATTTCAACATGTAGAGTCTTTATCCCAACCCCTcccccacaccccacccccctaaagaaagaaaaaaataataaaataaaataaaataaaaatggaagagGAAATACCTTGCACAATCAATGAATAAGAGGGAAATGGAGGATGTGTAGGAATAGCAAGGGTTCCCCCCTCGAGATTGAATTCTTCTGTGGCACAACAGGGTATCTAATgcacatccaatggttggaatcGCTTAGGCACGAAGTCCAACATTATCGCATAGCTAGGTGTTAGATCTGGGTCAGAGACCATGTTGTGCCATAGAGAATCCAAgtccccaccaaaaaaataaaaataaaaataaaataaaataaaataaaataaaaaataaaaattctttcGAAAGGCATAAAGCTGGTTTGTAGAAAGTCATCCAAACACCTCCAAATGTTGTAAGGTAAGGGTTTTATGATATgtgataaaaagaaaatatgcgACAGGGTACATTTGTGTACATCTGAATACATTTAACAATTCtttatcaaaattaaaaatcaacaacTAATATGatgttaaaataaataaataaataaataaaattatcaatAACTAAATATTAGAGTTTATTGTTGCACAATGACCACCAATTTGGTTTTTTGAGAGAAAATTGATATTAATAACAATTGCCTCATTAAATAGTCATTATTCAAGGGCTAACCAtatacaaaacccaaaagaaaaaaaaaatagcaaaggatttttttttttttgaataaacaCAAGAAATCCTTATATCTAATGCAGAAACTATGAAGTTTATATTGATCGAGTGAATTGCTCAAATCTGTATATCAAGAAGTTTGGAAATATCAACCAAATAATAGTAAACCAGTTCCATTAGCAATGGTTCTTGAGTAACAAGTTGGATTGGGTTTGCATGGCACCTGAATTTCActaatattttggattttggaaaaTGGTCGACTCAAAAATCACTCATTTTTGGCCTAAAGGTGCATGATTATCAGGTTTTATTCTCATTTTAAATTTCTTGTGGCTGGAAAGAAACTCTCGCATGCATAATGGGGTAGCTAGGCAAAATAAGTTCATTTTTCCTGCTATGTTGAATGAACTAAGAATGCTATCTCCTAGTTTTCAAGGAAGAATAGTCTCTGTGGCTGATCTTGTTTGCTTTAAGAAACTAGCGATCTCTGTTTCCCGAGTTCGAACAAAAAGCATGATGGAAGTTTTTTGGTGTCCTCCCCTAGGAATTGCATCAAACTTTGAAGCGAAATTTCAAGTTCTGATTATAGGTTTGAGGAAAGCGAAGGACCTTCAATTGTCAAAGGTATGGATTGAAAGTGACTCTGCATCGGTGGTGATGATGGTTGTCAAGGGTATAGTTCCATGGTTTGTGTGGCAAGAGTGGATCTCTCTTCAAGAGTTCCTATCAAATATTGAGTAGAATATTTCCCACTGCTTTCTGGAAGCGAATAGTATTGCAGATCATCTTGCAAAGTCTATGGCAAAGTTAGAAACTTCAGTGGTGCCCAGCTCTTGGCAATCATAGGTGCAAAATGATTTAAGAGCTGATGCCAATAGACGACCAAGATTTCGCTACTGCTAAAGCTAATGCTTTATAATTTTCAGTTGCTAGTTTTAcctcctgttgatggcaatgtcgaaggtgggagTTAGATCTAGCTAAGTTTCAGTTTTGTtgctaatttatttttttttcccttttctctgtacattctaatttttctaatacAATGATCttcttagaaagaaaaaaaaaaagttggattGGGTTCCGGCTAAATAGATTCACAATTAATGGACTGGATTGTTGGAGGAGTTAGCCACGCTTGCTTAAACAAGAATCGATGCAGTGTATAGGTACCTAGTAGATTTACACCCAACAAGAATCGATCAAATCATTAATCCTGCAAAGGTTCAAATTCTAATAACAAATATCAAAACTGCCAGTAACATGGTTAGTTAATCATATGGCTTGGATACACTAACTAatggtgttaatcggttcggttttggtatAGATGATTCGATTCAGtttgatgcaagattttttaggtaaaactaAAAtctaatcatttaataaacggtttcatatattaaaaccgaaattgtttataaatgattttcttatgttttgtaatttttttatccaaacaatttctttacctttaaattttttagtaaaatggatgtaaattgtaacattgaattgatttgtctattgttatatgtttttttaatagttgtttaatgtaaacttaaatttttttatagtgAAACGTATGTGAACTTAATATTGAACGACTTAAACTTACAACGTATATGTTAATTGGTTTAACGGTTTATTTAAACAGTTTACCAATGGCTTAAACTTAAAAACTAAAATCGaatcatggtttcaattttaaaaccaaaactgaaccatttaataaatggtgtcATGATTTTGGTATaaaatggtttgatttgatttcgataaacgattttgatttcaaattcacatccttaacaCTAATGGCTACACTATGGGTTCACTATTGACCTATAGAATAGACTCTTAActcttgaaaatataaaagcCACAAATTTGTGCAATGTATCAGTTGCCACATGAACCAAACAATATTATGAGTATAAGGTAGGCTTCATTAGTACATTTAATAAAGGTTTTAAGAATGGAAAAGTTGGTTTTGATGGTTCATCAAGGAGGTGTTATCTTGAAATAATTTCAAAGCTAAAGTAAGAAGTAACCCTTTAAAGCAATATCATAATTTATAGATTTTGATATAAGGGAAGAAAACCAGCAGATTATGCTTTTCTTAGTTTTAAGAGaactttcaaaagaaaaagaagtttaaAAGATTGGGACTGTTTAAGTAGACATGGGAATTCGAAAATCTTTTCGCATGCCCAATGGATTGAGGAGAAAGATGACAAATACTAAAgaatgaaattaattttttatcataCAAAATATTGAAACGATATCAAGTAATAATGGACTGAGTTTCTTTTCATCCATAGTGGAAGAGGAATACTCTCATCATGACCGTCGGTACTATCAGATTGAGATGAGTAATTTCAATCCTATACAAGGTTGAggtgagtggcagtgaggatCAAACGGTTGGGAGGGTCCCGACAAACACCCTAGTTGTTGGATCATCACTGCCACTCACTATGTCACCGCAAAAGAATTTTATGCATATAATAAGGGGTGAGAGTTAATGACAACATAATAATTTAATCATATTGTTACATCACCAGTAGAGAAGGAAACTTAATCCTATAAAATTAGTACAATCTATGaatacattttatatatgaaaaaatattattgtaatCAATGTCAGTGAAATAAAACTTTTCAaaccttattttttttgctctttacatacaaaacatttttttttaccaatgaaGGTAAATCTAGTCATTTTACATgcttacccttttttttttcctactaaaAGATcataaagaatatattaaagatATCAGAATCAGTGTCTGAGTATACTCAGACAACTACATAAACAAACACAAAGGGAATCCCAATTTCAGCATTGCCATAAGAAGATCTCCAAGTCCCAAACTTACTAATTACCAGTAAAAATTAGTAAAAAGAAGATTACAACTTCTCACTCctattttgatgataacaagatgcactatatatatatatatatatatagttggaTGGTCAAATCATTTAAGTTGGAGAGGTCAATCAGCTAAGCTTATGACGATACACTTTGCAATGCTCAgaaaaccattaattttttttcttagaggGAACATGATGAATTcagtattgttttttttttttNNNNNNNNNNNNNNNNNNNNNNNNNNNNNNNNNNNTGtggtgggtggggtggggtacCTGTGGATTAATTCTTCAATCATATAAAGAAAGATATTGTCAAGTGTCAACTGTTGCAAGTAGTGTAGAGGCTCAATTTCTTCAAATCAGTCCAGATGATTGATCTGAAGAAAATTTTAGTCTCAACAAATATGATTCCAACTTCAACCATTAGAAGCCCATATTGTATTTGATTGCCCAAATTGTCACTAACTTTAATGATAATTTGGATTGTGAAAATTGTCTGCAGTCGTTGCACCAATGTAGTGAGTATTGAATGATTAGGAGTCCTTTGAGGTGCGTATCCAAATGCTCTCAACCGTCTAATATTAGAGGCATGATTACATGTAGGAATAAGATCAGCCAAATAAGCCTCTTGGCCTCATGTATCTGGATGAACAAACCAAAAATCTCTTTCTCAGATTGGGAGTTTTCCGATTCAGATTGAAATCCACAGTCACTAATCTGGATTTTTGATGAATTGATATGACTGTCTCTCAGGAAAATCACCAGAATCTTTAGAACTTCAATCTAAAAGTAGCAATTCTATCTGGGAGTACTCCCGGGTCAGTTATCTAGAGAAACCTTCTTCTCCCCTCCTCCAATGCTCGTCCCACATTGTATTCCTTGTGTTGCTATAGCCAGATTGCTTTAGATGTCTAAAGTCTGAAACTATTACTTGAAGTCTCATGAAACTTGACGGTGTTAATCTACCAATAATTGGTAACTGAAAAAGATACTTTTACCCCTACGAGTTATTTAATTGAAACTTGAGAAGTTAAAGTGACTAAGTTATCCTTAAAGATATTGAccttaaaaaattcaaatcaatttaAATAGTGGGTGAAAGGGgaatggaaaatggaaaatggaggaagggattccctcttcacaCGTCTTCCATCTCAATTCCTTCACAACCCAGTATTAGAAAATTAGGGCATATTCACGCAAGCCCAGCTGCCACTTGCTTGACCGCCTTCTTcctatcattttctctctctctctctctctctcttttgcttcttcttcttcttcttcttcttctacttctacGGTAGGCAACCTGTATCAACCCCTTTCCTCCTTCCCCATCCCTCTCAATCCACTCTGACCCTGCCCCTACTAGGCACTGCAATGCAACCCCGCCCCGCGTTCCCCTTTCCTCATCCTTGTAGGGTGAGACGAGCAACGAAGGTGCCTATGAGAGACCTAGATGCTACCGTGAGGATGGAAGGTTGTGGTCATCAGGAGGTTCCTCCAATCATGGTTGTTAACTTGTTCTACTTTAGAgagttttcttctttatttggtAATTACTTAAAAGAGTTTCAATGGATATTAaagattctttattttattttatgttttggtGAAGAAAAAGGCTGaactttacttttcttagtGAAGAAAAAACTACTTTACTTAAAAGTCAAGAAAATTGATGTTGACGTGACTAAACTTTGGCTCATCTCCCCCTCCATTATTGTTATTTGCCACTAACACGTGGAAGACTATCAAACGGCACCATAAGTTTACATATCTAATTAATAGTGCAGATTAATAATGTAGGAATCCTAAATACGAATCTAATTGAAAATGATAGGGTGTTTCCCAACTCTCGAATGCTTTAAAGTTTCATTGATTACCTTTTGTTTTGTCTATTTTTGCTTTTGGCTTTAGCTTTAAGGAATTGCATTCATGCGTTTGTTTTATTAATAAATCAAtattaattggttttatttttttctctgatGTATTCAGATCGTAGTTCCTCCGTGCAGTATCACTACGCATCCAACGATTAGGAGGACCTGAGGATTTGATCCTTATATATAATGACAAGGTAAATAAGTATGTTGTTAATTTTATATCCTTTgactttattttccttcttttggataTCATATTTTTTGCTTCATTTGATTGtaaggaaaattaaaggaaaggataataaacttttcaaactaaattttttttattaccatTTTGGATAAAATATAGGAGTTTAAAAGTGAAGTAAAAATTATGTCTTTTCATTTTGGGCCTTAGTTATGAAGGTTTCAATCGTGCCTTTCCCACATCATCGCAAAATCGGACTATGCTACCTTGATCTCCTTCATCAATGATCCCATCCAAATCTTGCCCATCAGCCGTTGAGGGTTTGTTCTTAGATATTTTATGCCTTTCTACTAAATTTGTTGATCGTCAGTTTGTTATAATTCCTAGGGAATCAAACTATGTTGCTAATTCCTTAGCAAGGAAAGCCAAGTCCTTTAGGACACATCGACCTCTTTCCACTTCGTGGCTAAAAGAGTTTTATTCCCTACCCACAAGCTACCCTTTCTTTTAATGAATAGTTCTTTTGTTtaccgaaaaaagaaaaaaaagttaaggGAGGAGGAACTCTATCCGTCTAGCGTTTTCCAAACCTACACACAACTCCTCTTTTCCTCGgccggggggtgggggggtggggtaaGGGTGTCTTTTCACAACCCTTTGAAAATAGGGGTTGTGTGTGGGCATGAAAATCCTAGACAGACATAGTTCTTTCTCCCTAAggttaaattttaaataataggaaaaaaagaaagctacTATTTTGCTTGtgtctatgcctagacataggCGGGCAAGGAAAAATTGCATTGCCCCCCACCccatgcgttgaagatgcttcaATGCGGCCTTTGGTTGACACATTGATGTTGTGGTTGGGAAGCGAATAATATTCTATTGTCCCAAATGATAATGTTGAAATGATTACAAATGTTTCtttttaaggtttagagtttttgttcccatcccttgaatttCTTTTGCAATCAGATGGAGCCTGTGGACCCATCAGTTAATAacattttagagagagagagagagagagagagagagagagagagagagagtctgtgTCCATTTATCTCTTTCCTTCCATAAGAGATCTGATATATCATTTCctaagggaagggaagagataGACATAAGGAGGCACCAATATACTAACACCAAGATAGAGAAcattatccaaaagaaaaaaaaattcaaaacaataCAAAAGGATGTACAAGTGTGGTGCCATTGCAGTGATATTGTTTAGAGTATCTAATCTTATTCTACAGACCCACTATGTGAAAGAATGAAATCATCATAGCCGTCCAATGGGTGGACCGATTTCTTGATGATTATAAGAACAAATATACATGGTTTGGAGCGAGCATCTAATTTTTGGTGATTTGGGGAATGGTTGTGAGCAAAAACAAGACACCAAAACACACGCAAGTTTTCATAAGATAGTGGGATTTTTAACAACATTTCATGAGGAATTTTTCCAGAAAGGATAGGAGTGGGTAATTTATTGATGAGGTAAGCTGCTGTGAGGACACATTCCCCTAAGATCTACCAAGATCTACCAGATCAAGCAGGACATTGCTGATTGGAAACAACATAATCTCTCTATCACTCCCTATTTCACAAAACTAAAAGGTTTATGGGATGAACTGACATCTTATGTCTCTTTACCAGACTGTAAATGCGGCGCTTCGCAAAAGTTGAATGCATTTATTCAGCAGGACTATGCCATGAAATTTCTTCAAGGACTTCACGAATCTTTTGCACCTCTAAGTAGTCAAGTTCTCCTATAAGACCCTTTGCCTTCAGTTGCAATATTTATTCCCTAGCATGATAATAAGAGAAGCAACGTGAGATTTCCTCTATTTCTTTTGCCAAACTTGAAGCATTGAATATTTGTTGGTTACCCTTTTGGTCAAAATTTACACTTCCCGGGATGTAATATTACATGAAGATATTTTCCTTTCTGTGATGTCCCATCCCCAACCCCCATCTGACCAATGCTCCCCACCCCTATTACCGACCATTATTCCTCCCTATTTGACATTGGTCTCACCGACCCTCCAATAGACCCATCCCTATCCCCTGCTCCAATAGACCCATCCCCATCCCCTGCTCTATCACCACAAACTATCCTAACAGACCCATCTCCTAATATTCCATCCAATAGTCCTCCTTCGCCCCCATGTCCTACTCGCACTCGTCGTTCACTCGCCTATCTTCAAGACTATCAGTGTAATATGGTCTCCACAGCTGTTCCTACTCCGTCGGAACCTCGATCAGGTACTTCACATCCCATCTCCAACTTTTTATCTTATACTAATTTATCACCCCAGTGTTGtgcttttctctcttctgtagACTTTATTGTTGAATCTGTCACTTTTGCTCGAGCTGTCAAGGATCCTAAATGGCACGATGCAATGGATGCAAAGATAGCATCTCTTGAAAAAAATCAGACTTAGTCAATCACCACTTTACCGCCTAACAAGACCACTGTTGGATACAAATGGATTTATCAAGTGAAATTTCAATCTGATGGCACAATTGAACGCTACAAAGCCTGCCTTGTGGCTAAAGGCTACACCCAAACTGAAGGTCTAGATTACCATAAGACATTTGCTCCAGTCGCCAAGCTTACCACCATTCGATGTCTCATTGCTATTGCATCCATCAAAAGATGGTCTCTTCATCAATTAGATGTGACCAATGCTTTCTTACATGGGGATCTATGTGAAGAG
It encodes the following:
- the LOC122086489 gene encoding uncharacterized protein LOC122086489; translation: MVQRKDHNKLGIQADSKDDVKSGMWSLALKSSSQYQDIQDKGGTELKKKEMKKSRSIKLLDLENLEPPPTRRAKARFNKPPTSASTAAVTPQRTSMINKRDPSPNFMKHTSRSDAKERSQVSPHGYLASCPRKSPSPSPSGRNSSRMSMSPCPNGRNSIRDSISPNPSRRNSHGNSPSPSSSERSYHRKSPSPCPSGRNSNHMSPTSNNSAWNRPSPSPDERKSNSLTLSPSLCGRNSNTKPCSASDPKPVKTSAKTPSLKPVRTLTKTPSLKGGAELKRQIKRSRSIKLLGLETLESSPMEQTNSGFDGSPGNISSAAVTPGNQCLMTTPYFLPNYMKPTSSSDARKESQVSTQGSQTSPSKSPNESNFIRIKPSSASGHKPARTLTKTTSLKPVRTLTKTSSLKLQRPSMKNRPDIAQCSSLTAGRATCSSTLKDSKFPTSLTLSPGATESEGTSAMKVCPYTYCSLNGHHHAPLPLLKHFLSARRCLLKTQKSLKMKNLSPLQKIPPGKRKSEIDMDRAALNDDPKAQAADLAHSAISPVIKEDNIDFFVEIYAKRRDDSATSMGRSIQDGHDEATTDCAVNSNIPVDIASSLIHGTEIETENDAWKAHESVPNELSYSQINVEDSIDQNSNLEVEMDIPTSEQDQFIQIAFTDYQSCLIIAETGIECCIGKELEGESTAGTESEESWEEGEFFAPPSDEPDLMTMHLPEFKSPPLQDELVLKPNETINENSEEFAVEELAQHQVHTENAESFTMEYGDDDAGTELEESSLEPTDMNWEEGEFAAPPSDESDLMTMHLPEFKCPALEEKLVFKPYETINKDSEEFPVEGLAQHQIHTENVESFTMEYGDDDSETDVEDQGSGRGIPINFSGERSNISDWSDQNLFSSTEVACTEPATIMEEADGVPKPDETFNSMVYSASVEDPLDDLTKSSDEKNDEAPESENLLQEHQQVGVEFISITDVIDGALENEQESSLAFSNSLAGVDVGGDAKGKEQAEDAVELDGHGRKSNQAENSIGEEETMQVEDNMESDATEETNSEDKITSSKKDEKIVNGGNDSNQLPMTSVNLKKKIRCRRTIDEQEEPRKFNPREPQFLDIEPEPEPEKVDLRHQMMDGRKNAEEWMLDYALQQTVTKLAPARKRRVSLLVEAFEAVIPPPKCETRLPNTSAAFVHARPIQACN